In the bacterium SCSIO 12741 genome, ACCTGTGGATCGGATTGAGCTTTGCGAATTCGTTCCACTACGGCATTGGTAAAGTCCAATTCTTTTTGCCATTTTTCGCGTTCAGTACGCAGTTCGTTGAGGCGGGTAGCATTGTCTTCCAGGTCTTCAATCTGTTGATCAATCACGGTAATTTCACCGGCTGTTTTTTCGTAGATTTTCGTTACGCTTGCTGTGGCTGCCATTTTTACCCAAACCATATTGGCGTCCTTCGAAATGCCTTCTGCTGTGGTGAGGAAATTTCGGGTAATTTCAGGTTGCCAGAGGCGTGTTACAAATCCTTGGTAAGACCTTAAATATCCAGATTTGCTGTAGCCCGAGAGGCGAGGATTTAAGGATTCGAACCAGTTGGCCTTTTCAGCATTTCCTAAGCGACTGTAAATGTCTGTGACCGCCATCCACACCTGAGCGCTGTTTTCATTTTCCAGTTTTTCGGCCATCACGAGTGCAGCATTGGTGTCCATAGTACTGCTAAGGGTCAATGAGCTAATCAAAACGTGGTAGGAGCTATCAGCCATGGATTTGGCGATGAGTTCCCATTTATTTTCGGGTTCAAAGTCCCGGATGTAGCGGCTCAATGCTGCTGCTCTAACCTTGGGATGTGGATCGGCGAAGGCCATTTCCAAAAGGCGTTTTTCAGCAACTTGCTCATCTACCCGTTCCAGGTTATCTGAGGTGTTAACTGCCATCAATCGGATGTAGTAGTACGGATCGTCCAACGCTTCGATCAATACTTCGTTTCCGATGTAGCTAATCGAATCCAGATGAGCAATGGCCCGAATAGCTTCCAGTCGAGCTACAAAAGGTTTACAATGACGGTATTGCCAGGTCCATTCGGCTTCGCTTTTTTCTTCCACTTTTTCAGCGAGTAGGTATCGCTCGGAGTCGAAATCCACAAAATCGGGTTGTTGCTCTATGCGGATGTTGTATTCGTTCACTTCGTCCTTTACCCAAAGCTCATACCGTCTTTTTTCATCGCCCAGGTGAAGCTCCACGCTAAAGGGTAGCTGATACAAAGGGGTAGTTTCCAGGTCCTGAGTTTGAGTCACAACCAATTTCAAATCCTGATTCACGGAGTCGTAAACCGAGGTGATTTCCAATTTGGGGTGCCCTTTGCTAAAGGCCCATTGATCGAAGAACCAGTTGTAATCCTCGCCAGTTACCTCTTCCACAATCAATCGAAGCTGGTGCATTTCAGCGCTTCCACCCTCATAGCGGATCAAGTAGCGGTTCAGTGCTTCGAAGAAAGCTTCATCGCCCATGTATGTACGAAGCATGTGAAGAATTCTCGCCCCTTTGGAGTAGGAGTGGTTATCAAACATGTGATCCTTTTCTTCATAGTTGAAGCGTACCCAATCTACCTGCTTGTATCGTGACTCGGCCAGGTAGCTGTTTAGGTTATTATACAGATGATGATCCGCTGCATCCTTGCCGTATTTATGCTCTTTCCACAAGTATTCTCCATAAGTAGCGAAGGCTTCGTTCAAAGGCAAATTGGCCCAGCTTTCGCAAGATACCAGGTCTCCAAACCATTGGTGAAAAAGTTCATGGGCAATGATGTCGTCTTGGGGATGATCAATCAATTCACGGCGATGTAACTGAACAAATTCTCCATGGATGGTTGCTGAGGTATTTTCCATCGCACCCGAAACAAAATCCCGAACGATTACCTGACTGTACTTATCCCAGGGAAAATCTACCCCGAGAATGTTGGAATAGAATTCAATCATTTCAGGAGTATTGCCAAATATGGCTTGGGCATCAGCCTTGTATTCCTGCTCTACGTAATAGCTTACTTCTTTGTCTCTCCAGGTATCTTGAACAACCGCAAAATCGCCAACCGCAAGCATAGCCAAATAAGGAGAGTGTGGCAGGCTTTGTTCCCAATAATCCGTACGAGTGCCATCTCCATTTAAGGTGGAAAATACGCGCTGGCCATTTGACAAACTGACCATATTTTCCGGAACCCGAATAGCAATTTCCTGGGTTGTTTTTTGATTGGGCTCATCCAGAGTCGGGAACCAGCACGAAGAAAAATCGGTTTCACCCTGGGTCCAAACTTGGGTCGGTTTGTTTTCTATAGTTCCATCAGGATCAATAAAGTACATGCCTTGAGATGCCTGAATGGCTTTTCCACTTTTGGACTTTACCTCCGTTGGATGTGCCGTATACATAATGTGGAGCTCAAGCGTATCCTTGGAGGTGTATTCGCGGTGCAAATCCATTTCTATTCGTCTACCGTCATAGTCAAACGGCAGTTCTAATAGGGAATCGTTGTCTTGTACTTCTATTTTTTCAATGGTAAATGCCTTGGCATCCAGTCCCACATGTTGCTGTTTGTAGAAATAAGGGTGAAGGGTTAAAATGGCCGTTCCGCTAACTTCTTGTCGAGGTATAGCCAGGCCAAGGTCCAGGCGGGTGTGAACCAGCTTCCAAATAAGGGGAGGTGTTTTTTGATAAGGGGGTTGAATGCTTAGTGATTTGGTTTCAATCGTATCCCGGTGTACGGTGGCTTCAGGATTGGTAGTAATTGGTTTGTTCAACGTACAAGACCAGGAAACGAATAGTAGAAGACCGGGTAGCAATTTCTTAATCATAAGCACAAAATTAGAATTTGATGCGAGTATTTTTTAAAACTGAGCAACAAGCTTTCAGCGGCTTGGTTAAGAGGTGGTTGATCGTGGAATTGACAAAAGGAAAATCGGGAATTGATAAGCTGGAACTACTCATCCGCCGTCAGGAAAAGCATTGGAGCCGAATGTTCAGCTTAATTCAATAGTTTTACGGCATAGAAGAAATCCTATTTTTGCTCTCCTATTTATTCGAACAGCAATGATCAAAGTCATCGGAAAAGATACCACCTACGAGGTAGAGAAAGTGGAAGAAAAGTGGATGTTAAACGGTGAGCCATTTTCGGCAGATCTAATTCACCCTTCCGGAAATCAGTACCACGTTATTCACAACAACAAAGGATATACCCTCGAAGTGGTGAAGGCGGATTACAAAAACCGGGAATTTGAGGTTTTGGTAAATGGAAACCATTATGCCTTTACCGCTCAGGACAAATTCGATGATCTTCTTCATCAACTTGGAATGGATGCTCAATTATCTTCCGCTGTAGAAGATGTGAAAGCGCCAATGCCAGGTCTGGTTCTGGATATCAAAGTTGCCGTTGGCGACACCGTTGCCAAAGGAGATCCTGTACTCGTCTTGGAAGCCATGAAAATGGAAAACATTATCAAGTCCGCTTCAGACGGAGTAGTTGCTGCCATCGAAGTTCAATCCGGGCAGGCCGTAGAAAAAAATCAGGTACTGGTTTCGTTCGAAGGGTAATCCCTTACTTCACCAAAAGCTTAAATCCTTTACCGTGAACGTTGACGATTTCAATGTTCTCGTCCCCTTTCAGGTACTTACGCAGCTTGGTGATGTACACATCCATACTTCTTGAGTTGAAGTAAGAGTCATCGCCCCAAATCTGGTTCAATGCGTTGGATCGATCCGTCACCTCATTTAGGTTCAGCGCTAACAAACGAAGCAATTCATTTTCCTTCGATGTCAATTTTTGGGTTTCGCCGTTAATGGTCAATTCCTGAAGCTTGGAGTTAAATGAGAAGTTCCCAATTTCAAACTCTTCTTGCTTTTGGTGATCACGTTCCTTTTTGGTTCGTCTCAAAATGGCTTGAACACGCATCAAAAGCTCTTCCATAGAAAAGGGCTTGGTGAGGTAGTCGTCTGCACCAATTTTGAAGCCTTCAATTTTATCTTCCTTCAGCGACTTGGCTGTTAGAAAAATGATCGGAATTTCAGGATTGATTTTGCGAACATCTTTGGCCAGGGTAAAGCCATCCTTCTCAGGCATCATCACGTCGAAAATACACAGGTCATAGGTGCCGGTTCTAAAAGCATTAAGGGCTTCTTTTCCGTTTCTATGCAATTCACTGTCAAATCCTTTGGCTTGCAAATACTCGTTCAACAAATCGCCTAAATTGTGGTCGTCTTCAGCTACGAGTAATTTGATAATTTCCTTCTCCATGATGTCTTAATTATTAACGATATTGTTCATTGGCAAAGTGACAGTAAAAGTACTACCTTTATTTAACCTACTAGTCACTTTGATCGAGCCGTCATGCCGTTCTACAACGGTTTTAACATAGTTTAGCCCTAGTCCAAATCCCTTTACGTCGTGTTGATTTCCGGTAGGTACCCGGTACAATTTATCAAAAATTTTCTTCTGGTTTTCTTTACTGATTCCAATTCCGTTATCCTGAACCGAGAATAGGAAGTTATCTTTCTCATTATAGGTGCGAATCAGAATTTGCGGATCTTCCTTCGAATACTTAATAGCATTATCGATAAGGTTGTAAACGGCATTGGCCACATGAATCTGATCCCCTTCCAATATACTGGACTTGGCATCATGCTGCACCTGAATATTTCCGGACTTTTCACGCAATTGCATTTGAAATTTGGAAATAGCCGAGTCAATGATTTGCTGCATATCGATGCGCTCTTTATTCATTTTAAAGGCCTTACTTCCCCAAATGGCGCTCTTGAGCACGTTTTCTACCTGCACGCCTAAGCGCTTATTCTCCTCACCAATAATGCCAATATAGCGGGTGAGTAGGGCAGGGGTAGTTTGAATGTCTTTGTCACCCAGCGCCTCGCAAGCCAAAGAAATGGTTGAGATTGGCGTCTTGAGCTCGTGAGTCATATTATTGATGAAGTCATTTTTGATTTCAGAAAGTTTCTTCTGCCTCAAAATCATTTTTACGCTGTAGAAAAAAGCTGCTGAGATGAGGATGACCAGCACAATGGAGCTAAGCAGCAACCAGGAAATAGATCCTACGATATAAGAAATGCGGTGCGGGAAAAATACCTTGAGTGAGCTATCATGCCGAATTAAATCTTCGGGAAAAAGAGTCACTTCGTAAATTCCTTTATTTACTTCTTCAGCATTGGTGAAACTGCCCAATCGGTAATTGCCTTCCTTGTCATATACCCCAAAGGCAAAATCGGCTTCAATGCCCTCTTGCCTCAATTCATTTTGAATCAAGTCGCGAAGTTGCATGGCATCGATTCTGTCCTCAATTTTTTCGGAAAGGTCTACCTCCACCAAGCTTCTAACAATATCGCTAACCAATACCGTTTGATTCACCAGTCGATTTTTTACGGCAGAATCCAGGTGCATATCCAGATGAGCTCCTGTGTAGGTACTTCCGTCGTTGGCCCCAACCGAACCGTAGTTCAGTGGATCGGCACCATCGGTAAATGGAGCTTCGTGTTGGCCTCGGGTAATGATGTCTGTCACCGTACGTTTACCATCTTGCTCCTCAACCAATCGAATTTCGATTCCC is a window encoding:
- a CDS encoding response regulator transcription factor, which produces MEKEIIKLLVAEDDHNLGDLLNEYLQAKGFDSELHRNGKEALNAFRTGTYDLCIFDVMMPEKDGFTLAKDVRKINPEIPIIFLTAKSLKEDKIEGFKIGADDYLTKPFSMEELLMRVQAILRRTKKERDHQKQEEFEIGNFSFNSKLQELTINGETQKLTSKENELLRLLALNLNEVTDRSNALNQIWGDDSYFNSRSMDVYITKLRKYLKGDENIEIVNVHGKGFKLLVK
- a CDS encoding M1 family metallopeptidase, with product MIKKLLPGLLLFVSWSCTLNKPITTNPEATVHRDTIETKSLSIQPPYQKTPPLIWKLVHTRLDLGLAIPRQEVSGTAILTLHPYFYKQQHVGLDAKAFTIEKIEVQDNDSLLELPFDYDGRRIEMDLHREYTSKDTLELHIMYTAHPTEVKSKSGKAIQASQGMYFIDPDGTIENKPTQVWTQGETDFSSCWFPTLDEPNQKTTQEIAIRVPENMVSLSNGQRVFSTLNGDGTRTDYWEQSLPHSPYLAMLAVGDFAVVQDTWRDKEVSYYVEQEYKADAQAIFGNTPEMIEFYSNILGVDFPWDKYSQVIVRDFVSGAMENTSATIHGEFVQLHRRELIDHPQDDIIAHELFHQWFGDLVSCESWANLPLNEAFATYGEYLWKEHKYGKDAADHHLYNNLNSYLAESRYKQVDWVRFNYEEKDHMFDNHSYSKGARILHMLRTYMGDEAFFEALNRYLIRYEGGSAEMHQLRLIVEEVTGEDYNWFFDQWAFSKGHPKLEITSVYDSVNQDLKLVVTQTQDLETTPLYQLPFSVELHLGDEKRRYELWVKDEVNEYNIRIEQQPDFVDFDSERYLLAEKVEEKSEAEWTWQYRHCKPFVARLEAIRAIAHLDSISYIGNEVLIEALDDPYYYIRLMAVNTSDNLERVDEQVAEKRLLEMAFADPHPKVRAAALSRYIRDFEPENKWELIAKSMADSSYHVLISSLTLSSTMDTNAALVMAEKLENENSAQVWMAVTDIYSRLGNAEKANWFESLNPRLSGYSKSGYLRSYQGFVTRLWQPEITRNFLTTAEGISKDANMVWVKMAATASVTKIYEKTAGEITVIDQQIEDLEDNATRLNELRTEREKWQKELDFTNAVVERIRKAQSDPQVLNLLPQD
- a CDS encoding HAMP domain-containing histidine kinase; this translates as MNNKLIHGLIVGIAFTLVALISIQLFWVRKAIDLKKDEFSPLVYNALERVVEKLAKEETIRRIKTHKQGRFLFTSDAYPQSLEESINDTSYQYLIYKELEKKDEGIEIRLVEEQDGKRTVTDIITRGQHEAPFTDGADPLNYGSVGANDGSTYTGAHLDMHLDSAVKNRLVNQTVLVSDIVRSLVEVDLSEKIEDRIDAMQLRDLIQNELRQEGIEADFAFGVYDKEGNYRLGSFTNAEEVNKGIYEVTLFPEDLIRHDSSLKVFFPHRISYIVGSISWLLLSSIVLVILISAAFFYSVKMILRQKKLSEIKNDFINNMTHELKTPISTISLACEALGDKDIQTTPALLTRYIGIIGEENKRLGVQVENVLKSAIWGSKAFKMNKERIDMQQIIDSAISKFQMQLREKSGNIQVQHDAKSSILEGDQIHVANAVYNLIDNAIKYSKEDPQILIRTYNEKDNFLFSVQDNGIGISKENQKKIFDKLYRVPTGNQHDVKGFGLGLNYVKTVVERHDGSIKVTSRLNKGSTFTVTLPMNNIVNN
- a CDS encoding acetyl-CoA carboxylase biotin carboxyl carrier protein subunit; the encoded protein is MIKVIGKDTTYEVEKVEEKWMLNGEPFSADLIHPSGNQYHVIHNNKGYTLEVVKADYKNREFEVLVNGNHYAFTAQDKFDDLLHQLGMDAQLSSAVEDVKAPMPGLVLDIKVAVGDTVAKGDPVLVLEAMKMENIIKSASDGVVAAIEVQSGQAVEKNQVLVSFEG